The sequence GGCCGAGGGGTCCCATCGCGGGGGCGGCCGCCTGCGCGGCGACCGCGGGCCGGTGAGCATGCGGCGGCGGAAGGAGTGAGGGGTGGGGAAACGGCTGGGAGGCGATCGCGGGCAGGTCAGCATCGAGTTCCTCGGGATGACGCCGCTGATCGTCCTGACCCTGGTGCTCATGTGGCAGTGCGTGCTCGTGGGGTACGCCTACACGCTCGCGGGGAATGCTGCGGACGAGGGGGTGCGTGCGGGGACGGCGGCGCATCGGGGCGGCGAGCGGCAGGCCGCGTGCGCGGCGGCCGGGATGAAGCACCTGTCGGGGGCGTGGAAGGGGGGAGCGTCGGTGAAATGCAGTCCGTCCGGCTATGTGACGGCCGATGTCGACCTCAAGGTCCCCGTCCTCTTCCCCGGATCGATCGACTTCCCCGTCA is a genomic window of Streptomyces griseochromogenes containing:
- a CDS encoding TadE family protein, yielding MGKRLGGDRGQVSIEFLGMTPLIVLTLVLMWQCVLVGYAYTLAGNAADEGVRAGTAAHRGGERQAACAAAGMKHLSGAWKGGASVKCSPSGYVTADVDLKVPVLFPGSIDFPVTVHGHAGAVEEVKD